A single genomic interval of Mucilaginibacter boryungensis harbors:
- a CDS encoding NAD(P)H-dependent glycerol-3-phosphate dehydrogenase: MNKNSIAVIGGGSWATANIKMLADNTSPKEIFWWMRNQEAVDHIIKFKHNPHYLSSVEINVPPQHISTNLKELISQAEFILLNVPAAFLKNALDGITPQDLQGKKIISAIKGIVPDENLIIGEFLNQRYGVDFNNLLVISGPCHAEEVALEKLSYLTIASHDTELAARFAGMISTRYIKTIVSDDIYGTEYGAVLKNIYAVASGICHGLGYGDNFQAVLISNAIREMERFVEAVHPIDRDIKESAYLGDLMVTAYSQFSRNRTFGNMIGKGYTVTSAQLEMNMVAEGYYAVNCLYQVNKQYKVFMPICDAVYAILYQKRSPLFEMKSLAEQLS, translated from the coding sequence ATGAATAAAAACTCCATAGCTGTTATAGGTGGGGGTAGTTGGGCTACCGCTAATATTAAAATGCTGGCCGATAATACATCGCCAAAGGAAATTTTTTGGTGGATGCGTAACCAGGAGGCGGTGGACCATATTATAAAATTCAAACATAACCCCCACTATTTAAGTTCTGTTGAGATCAATGTGCCCCCCCAGCATATCAGTACCAATCTGAAAGAATTAATCAGCCAGGCTGAGTTTATTTTATTGAATGTACCTGCAGCCTTTTTAAAAAATGCGCTGGATGGTATAACACCGCAGGACCTGCAGGGTAAAAAGATCATTTCGGCCATAAAAGGTATTGTGCCCGATGAGAACCTGATCATCGGCGAGTTTTTGAACCAACGCTATGGTGTAGATTTTAATAATTTGTTGGTGATTAGCGGACCGTGCCACGCCGAGGAAGTGGCGCTGGAAAAGCTATCGTACCTCACCATCGCATCGCACGATACCGAATTGGCAGCGCGCTTTGCCGGCATGATCAGTACCCGCTACATTAAAACCATTGTATCTGATGATATTTATGGTACCGAATATGGGGCTGTACTAAAAAATATTTATGCGGTGGCCAGCGGTATTTGCCATGGTTTGGGCTATGGCGATAACTTCCAGGCTGTACTGATATCAAACGCCATACGCGAAATGGAACGCTTTGTAGAGGCAGTACACCCTATCGACCGCGACATTAAGGAATCTGCCTACCTGGGCGATCTGATGGTTACCGCTTACTCCCAGTTTAGCCGTAACCGCACCTTTGGTAATATGATAGGCAAAGGGTACACCGTAACATCGGCCCAGTTAGAAATGAATATGGTGGCCGAGGGTTATTATGCCGTTAACTGCCTTTACCAGGTAAACAAGCAGTATAAAGTTTTTATGCCCATCTGCGATGCTGTTTACGCAATTTTATATCAAAAACGCTCTCCATTATTTGAAATGAAAAGTTTGGCAGAACAATTGAGTTAG
- a CDS encoding polysaccharide deacetylase family protein, whose product MYLVKTPWLLKKLYPALTWHKNRDNRCIYLTFDDGPIPIVTPFVLNILKQYNARATFFCIGDNVNKHPDIYNTLLADGHRVGNHTYNHLKGWKTDDETYTANFLKCDELLHTNLFRPPYGRIKRSQIQSLRKINPELEIMMWDVLSGDFDQQLTPEACLKNVIKHTENGSVVVFHDSLKAFPRLEYVLPRALGYWSEQGFSFEVL is encoded by the coding sequence ATGTACCTGGTAAAAACGCCCTGGCTGCTTAAAAAGCTTTATCCTGCATTAACGTGGCATAAAAACAGGGATAACCGCTGTATTTATCTCACCTTTGACGACGGACCTATACCCATTGTTACACCATTTGTATTAAATATTTTAAAACAATACAATGCCCGCGCAACATTCTTTTGTATTGGCGACAATGTAAACAAGCATCCCGACATTTACAACACCTTATTAGCTGACGGCCACCGCGTTGGCAACCATACCTATAACCACTTGAAAGGCTGGAAGACGGATGATGAAACTTATACGGCTAATTTTTTAAAATGCGATGAGTTGCTGCACACCAATTTGTTCCGCCCGCCATATGGACGGATAAAGAGATCGCAGATACAAAGCTTGCGGAAAATCAACCCCGAATTAGAAATAATGATGTGGGATGTATTAAGCGGCGACTTTGACCAGCAGTTAACGCCCGAAGCCTGCTTGAAGAATGTAATAAAGCACACTGAAAATGGATCGGTAGTGGTGTTTCATGACAGTCTAAAAGCTTTCCCGCGGCTGGAATATGTTCTGCCACGAGCGCTGGGGTATTGGAGTGAACAGGGGTTTAGTTTTGAGGTGTTGTGA
- a CDS encoding class I SAM-dependent rRNA methyltransferase has translation MIDVLLKKGKEKAVLQRHPWVFSGAIEKVKGKPSNGEVVRLTDAKGVFLAYGFYNDQSRVAVRLLEWDESVTINKDWFSARVAQAVESRAHLLAGKNTNTCRLIFSEADYLPGLIVDKYADYLSVQILTSGIEQVMPLIIDELQKLLKPKGIFDKSDTSSRTHEGLGESFGVLAGNPPPEIVEVKENGIIYGINIAEGQKSGFYCDQRDNRRVLAGYVDGKTVLDCFCYTGGFTLNSLKQGAAAVTSVDSSALAIETFNDNIKLNKLDATKHTAIKSDVNSQLRKFRDEGAKFDVIVLDPPKYAPSRSALDRASRAYKDLNRLAMLLLNKGGLLATYSCSGAMDMETFKQVLAWAALDAGKQVQFIHQFCQPEDHPVRSSFPEGEYLKGLLCRVW, from the coding sequence ATGATTGACGTTTTATTAAAGAAAGGTAAAGAGAAAGCAGTGCTGCAGCGCCATCCCTGGGTATTTTCGGGCGCGATAGAAAAGGTTAAAGGCAAGCCTTCCAACGGCGAGGTTGTACGTTTAACCGATGCAAAGGGTGTTTTCCTGGCCTATGGCTTTTATAACGATCAATCGCGTGTAGCCGTACGGTTGCTGGAATGGGATGAGAGCGTTACCATAAATAAGGACTGGTTTAGCGCCCGTGTAGCACAGGCAGTGGAAAGCCGCGCGCATTTATTGGCCGGCAAAAACACTAACACCTGCCGGTTGATCTTCAGTGAAGCCGATTACCTGCCCGGCCTGATCGTAGATAAATATGCCGATTACCTTTCGGTGCAGATACTAACATCGGGTATTGAACAGGTTATGCCCCTAATAATTGATGAACTGCAAAAGCTACTAAAACCTAAAGGCATATTTGATAAAAGCGATACTTCGTCCCGTACGCATGAAGGTCTGGGCGAATCATTCGGTGTGTTAGCGGGCAATCCGCCCCCCGAAATTGTGGAGGTAAAAGAAAACGGTATCATTTACGGTATCAATATCGCTGAAGGGCAAAAATCAGGGTTCTATTGCGATCAGCGCGATAATCGCCGTGTACTGGCCGGATATGTAGATGGTAAAACCGTACTGGATTGCTTTTGCTATACCGGCGGCTTTACATTAAACAGCCTTAAACAAGGTGCCGCGGCAGTAACCAGCGTAGATAGTTCGGCCCTGGCAATAGAAACTTTCAATGATAACATCAAGCTAAACAAGCTGGATGCCACTAAGCACACCGCTATAAAATCGGATGTGAACAGCCAATTGAGGAAGTTTCGTGATGAGGGCGCTAAATTTGATGTCATTGTGCTCGATCCGCCCAAATATGCGCCATCACGTTCGGCGTTAGACAGGGCATCCCGCGCTTATAAAGACCTTAACCGCTTAGCTATGCTGCTGCTAAACAAGGGCGGTTTGCTGGCCACATACTCCTGTTCGGGTGCTATGGATATGGAAACTTTTAAACAGGTATTGGCCTGGGCGGCCCTGGATGCCGGTAAGCAGGTACAATTTATCCACCAGTTTTGCCAGCCCGAAGATCATCCCGTAAGGTCATCCTTCCCCGAAGGAGAATATTTAAAGGGCTTACTTTGCAGGGTGTGGTAA
- a CDS encoding N-acetylmuramoyl-L-alanine amidase, which yields MKQACYLYLGILVLALATACSPKGPYAITNKYYTHQTDSFARVIKSEAPPLLVDSTGAQIPSNWVGTVNFGIRKPNYVIIHYTAEDSLKQTIHTFTVKHTQVSAHYVVGKTGQVVHMVNDYLRANQAGIGKWGSITDMNSCSIGIEIDNNGHEPYPPAQINSLLALLAKLKKDYSIPTANFIGHQDWAPKRKPDPGPLFPWKLMAAHGFSYWSDDLLEAAPDNYDYITALRLIGYDTSKPKDAIVAFKRHFVQKDITPTMTQFDLNVLYNLSKKY from the coding sequence ATGAAACAAGCTTGCTATTTATATCTGGGCATTTTGGTTTTGGCATTGGCAACAGCATGTTCGCCCAAGGGCCCATATGCAATTACCAACAAGTATTACACCCATCAAACCGATAGTTTTGCGCGTGTCATTAAATCAGAAGCGCCACCTTTACTGGTTGATAGCACCGGGGCGCAAATCCCTTCTAACTGGGTGGGGACGGTAAACTTTGGGATACGGAAACCTAACTATGTAATTATCCATTACACTGCCGAGGATAGCCTTAAACAAACCATCCATACATTTACGGTGAAGCATACCCAGGTAAGCGCGCATTATGTGGTTGGCAAAACAGGCCAGGTAGTACACATGGTGAACGATTACCTGCGCGCCAACCAGGCAGGTATAGGGAAATGGGGCAGCATTACCGATATGAATAGTTGCTCGATAGGTATTGAAATTGACAATAACGGGCACGAGCCTTACCCCCCGGCTCAAATTAATAGCCTGTTAGCGCTGCTGGCCAAACTAAAGAAAGATTATAGCATTCCAACGGCCAATTTTATCGGTCATCAAGACTGGGCGCCTAAACGTAAACCCGACCCGGGGCCGCTATTCCCGTGGAAATTAATGGCAGCCCATGGCTTCAGCTATTGGAGCGATGATTTACTGGAAGCAGCCCCTGATAATTACGATTATATTACAGCATTACGGCTGATTGGGTATGATACCAGCAAGCCTAAAGATGCCATTGTTGCCTTTAAGCGCCACTTTGTACAAAAGGATATTACCCCAACAATGACACAGTTTGATCTGAATGTACTTTATAATTTGAGTAAAAAGTATTAA
- the odhB gene encoding 2-oxoglutarate dehydrogenase complex dihydrolipoyllysine-residue succinyltransferase, which yields MSLEIKVPAVGESITEVTLSRWIKKTGDVVAMDEVIAELESDKATFELTAEKAGTLTTLVNEGDTLPIGAAVAKIDEGAGAPVAAEGSNTTPASQPVVAESKPAATVAAPATGATIEVKVPAVGESITEVTLSRWIKKDGDQVAMDEAIAELESDKATFELTAEQAGTLKTLAKEGDVLPIGAVVCSIAASGQAAVASSSSTPAAATATAPATQNTSYAAGTPSPAAGKILAEKGVDPASVSGTGVGGRITKADAITADKVNENPQTTSSPSPTKIPLPPATPAVSAAPSKPDERGERREKMSNLRKTVARRLVAVKNETAMLTTFNEVDMSPIMELRGKYKDKFKEKHGVGLGFMSFFTKAVTEALKEWPAVGARIENEEIVYSNFADISIAVSAPKGLVVPVIRNADSMSLAEIEKAIVVLAGKARESKLTLEEMTGGTFTITNGGVFGSMMSTPIINSPQSAILGMHNIIERPVAVNGQVVIRPMMYLALSYDHRIIDGRESVSFLVRVKQLLEDPARLLLGV from the coding sequence ATGAGTTTAGAGATCAAAGTGCCTGCCGTAGGCGAATCTATTACCGAAGTAACGCTATCGCGCTGGATAAAAAAAACCGGCGACGTGGTAGCCATGGATGAAGTGATAGCCGAACTGGAATCGGACAAAGCCACCTTTGAATTAACTGCCGAAAAAGCCGGCACTTTAACTACACTGGTAAATGAGGGCGACACTTTGCCAATTGGCGCTGCTGTAGCTAAAATAGACGAAGGCGCTGGTGCACCAGTGGCAGCAGAAGGTAGCAATACCACTCCTGCTTCGCAACCTGTAGTTGCTGAAAGCAAACCGGCTGCAACGGTCGCTGCCCCGGCAACCGGAGCGACTATTGAAGTTAAAGTACCAGCCGTAGGCGAATCTATAACCGAAGTAACCTTGTCGCGCTGGATAAAAAAAGACGGCGACCAGGTGGCTATGGACGAAGCTATTGCCGAGCTGGAATCGGATAAAGCTACTTTTGAATTGACTGCCGAACAAGCAGGTACACTTAAAACTCTGGCTAAAGAAGGTGATGTATTGCCAATTGGCGCGGTAGTTTGTTCTATTGCAGCCTCTGGCCAAGCAGCAGTTGCAAGTAGCAGTAGCACTCCTGCTGCAGCAACTGCCACTGCTCCTGCAACTCAAAACACTTCTTACGCCGCAGGCACACCATCACCTGCTGCCGGTAAAATATTGGCTGAAAAAGGTGTTGACCCTGCATCGGTGAGTGGTACAGGCGTAGGTGGCCGTATCACTAAGGCTGATGCTATTACTGCAGATAAGGTGAACGAAAATCCGCAAACAACCAGTTCGCCATCGCCTACAAAAATACCTTTACCACCGGCTACGCCTGCCGTAAGCGCTGCGCCAAGCAAGCCTGACGAACGTGGCGAGCGTCGCGAAAAAATGTCGAACCTGCGTAAAACTGTAGCACGACGTTTAGTTGCTGTGAAAAACGAAACTGCCATGCTGACCACCTTTAACGAGGTGGACATGTCGCCGATTATGGAATTGCGTGGTAAGTACAAAGATAAATTTAAAGAGAAGCATGGTGTTGGCCTGGGCTTTATGTCTTTCTTTACCAAAGCGGTAACTGAAGCATTAAAAGAATGGCCTGCAGTTGGCGCACGTATAGAGAACGAGGAGATCGTTTACAGCAACTTTGCTGATATTTCTATCGCGGTATCGGCCCCTAAAGGTTTAGTAGTTCCGGTAATTCGTAATGCCGATAGCATGAGCCTGGCTGAAATTGAAAAAGCTATAGTAGTATTAGCAGGTAAAGCCCGCGAAAGCAAACTGACTTTAGAAGAAATGACCGGCGGTACCTTCACTATCACCAATGGTGGGGTGTTTGGTTCTATGATGTCTACGCCGATCATCAACTCGCCGCAGTCGGCCATATTGGGTATGCACAATATTATTGAGCGCCCTGTTGCTGTAAACGGACAAGTAGTAATACGCCCGATGATGTACCTGGCCCTGTCATACGATCATCGTATCATTGATGGCCGCGAGTCGGTAAGCTTCCTGGTACGCGTTAAACAATTACTGGAAGACCCAGCAAGGTTGTTGTTGGGGGTGTAA
- a CDS encoding TolC family protein — protein MKKLLFNFKTTGICALLTCVVALTANAQEVITLQKAVDLALTRNLTVKQSQFNEAFDQETLNQSKNNRLPNLSASTSPTVNFGRNIDFSTNQFVNQRVFGFSATVGSQIALFQGFQLKNQIIENKILLDADKSATAKVKNDLVLNVVTTFLQVLSNQDLVVAAKQQMDISKLAMDRTEKSFKVGNLTQADLSQAKAQISTAELNQVNAENQLESSLLALKQYMEMDPATNIKVERPDISKLTNVKTTYDPQEVFTSALRVNPDVLLADIRKNASAQNIKIAKGAYYPSLVLFGQLGTNYSDARLFNGSKYQFFNQLSDNFNQALGVSLQIPIFTRFNTRTNVRKAQITYQNAEVTAQLAKNNLNKIIYQAVWDLQASQKQYQSSLQTYQANKDAFNVIQQRYNVGLVNSLDYNTSLTNLNKSQFDMIQAQYMVVFRSKVIDYYLGNPIIL, from the coding sequence ATGAAAAAACTATTATTCAACTTTAAAACTACCGGTATTTGCGCATTGCTGACCTGCGTTGTGGCCCTTACGGCCAATGCCCAGGAAGTAATTACACTTCAAAAAGCGGTAGATTTGGCTTTAACCCGCAACCTAACCGTTAAGCAATCGCAATTTAACGAGGCTTTTGATCAGGAAACGCTTAATCAATCTAAAAATAACCGCTTACCTAATTTATCTGCCAGTACATCGCCAACGGTTAATTTTGGCCGCAATATCGACTTTTCAACCAACCAGTTTGTTAACCAGCGGGTGTTTGGCTTTTCAGCGACCGTAGGTTCGCAGATAGCTTTATTCCAGGGTTTCCAGTTGAAAAATCAAATCATCGAGAATAAAATTTTATTGGATGCAGATAAAAGCGCCACGGCTAAAGTTAAAAACGACCTGGTTTTAAATGTTGTGACCACCTTTTTGCAGGTGTTAAGCAACCAGGACCTTGTAGTAGCGGCCAAACAGCAAATGGATATTTCCAAACTGGCAATGGACAGGACTGAGAAAAGTTTTAAAGTAGGTAATTTAACACAGGCAGATCTGTCGCAAGCCAAAGCACAAATTTCCACTGCGGAATTAAACCAGGTAAATGCCGAGAATCAATTGGAATCATCGTTATTGGCATTAAAACAATATATGGAAATGGATCCGGCTACCAATATTAAAGTAGAGCGCCCGGATATTAGCAAGCTTACTAATGTAAAAACCACTTACGACCCGCAGGAGGTATTTACTTCTGCGCTTAGGGTTAACCCGGATGTGTTGCTGGCAGATATAAGGAAAAATGCAAGCGCGCAAAATATTAAAATAGCTAAAGGCGCTTACTATCCGTCGTTGGTGTTATTTGGCCAGTTAGGGACAAACTATTCGGATGCACGCTTATTTAACGGGAGCAAGTATCAGTTTTTTAATCAGTTAAGCGATAACTTTAACCAGGCCTTAGGCGTAAGCTTACAAATCCCTATTTTTACCCGTTTTAACACACGTACAAACGTTCGTAAAGCCCAAATTACTTACCAAAATGCCGAGGTTACCGCACAATTGGCAAAAAATAACCTGAATAAAATCATTTATCAGGCAGTTTGGGATTTGCAGGCATCACAAAAACAATATCAATCATCACTGCAAACCTACCAGGCCAATAAAGATGCCTTTAACGTTATACAGCAACGTTACAATGTAGGTTTAGTAAATTCACTTGATTATAATACATCATTAACAAACTTAAATAAATCGCAATTTGATATGATACAGGCACAATACATGGTGGTGTTTCGTAGCAAAGTGATCGATTATTACTTAGGAAACCCTATCATACTATAA
- a CDS encoding efflux RND transporter periplasmic adaptor subunit, with protein MGKTTKYVIYGVGGLIVLLIIGKMTGIIGKPKTTQVATEKAEVRSINETVSASGKIKPEVEVKISSEVSGEIVELPIKEGDVVKKGQLLVRIRPDILKSGYERAVASYNTQKASVGNSAQMLNQAKALFENAQAKYKRSKELYDQKVLTASEFDAARADYASAKASLEAAKQNVTGSTYGLAQSAATVKEASDNLAKTSIYAPVDGVVSKLSVEKGERVLGTAQFAGTEIMTISDLSQMDVNVDVNENDINRVVIGDSSKIEVDAFLGRKFNGVVTEIGSSANVVGTNADQVTNFTVKVRIDPASYANIINKSAKNPSPFRPGLTATVDIQTNKTTSLSVPIQSVTTRDDKKKDPGAIAKPDDDKKVKTTNSDVKTYVFVYSAGKVKQVEVKTGIQDDTYIQVLSGIKAGDEIVSAPFEAISKTLKDKMDVEKVDKSKLFSADTKK; from the coding sequence ATGGGAAAGACTACTAAATATGTAATTTACGGCGTAGGCGGCCTGATCGTATTACTGATCATTGGTAAAATGACCGGTATTATTGGCAAACCTAAAACCACACAGGTTGCTACCGAAAAAGCCGAAGTACGCAGCATTAATGAAACCGTATCGGCCAGCGGCAAAATTAAGCCCGAGGTTGAAGTAAAAATCAGTTCGGAAGTATCGGGCGAGATTGTCGAACTCCCTATTAAAGAGGGCGATGTGGTTAAAAAAGGCCAGCTATTGGTACGTATCCGTCCGGATATTTTGAAATCGGGTTACGAGCGTGCTGTGGCATCATACAATACCCAAAAAGCCAGTGTAGGTAACTCTGCACAGATGCTGAACCAGGCCAAAGCTTTGTTTGAAAACGCCCAGGCAAAATATAAACGCAGCAAGGAATTGTACGATCAAAAAGTACTGACCGCATCTGAATTTGACGCAGCCCGCGCGGATTACGCCAGCGCCAAGGCAAGCTTAGAAGCTGCCAAGCAAAATGTAACCGGGTCAACTTATGGTTTGGCGCAATCTGCCGCGACGGTTAAGGAAGCATCGGATAATCTGGCAAAAACCAGCATATATGCCCCCGTGGATGGCGTAGTGTCAAAACTTTCGGTTGAAAAAGGCGAGCGCGTACTGGGTACTGCACAATTTGCCGGCACTGAGATCATGACCATATCCGACCTAAGCCAGATGGACGTAAACGTGGATGTGAACGAAAACGATATTAACCGTGTAGTAATTGGCGATTCATCAAAAATTGAAGTGGATGCCTTTCTGGGCCGCAAGTTTAATGGGGTAGTTACCGAAATTGGCAGTTCGGCCAATGTAGTGGGTACCAACGCCGACCAGGTAACCAATTTTACGGTTAAAGTACGTATCGACCCTGCATCGTATGCCAACATCATTAATAAATCGGCTAAAAACCCATCTCCATTCCGTCCGGGTTTAACAGCTACTGTCGATATCCAAACCAACAAAACAACTTCGCTGTCGGTACCGATTCAATCAGTAACTACCCGCGACGATAAGAAAAAGGATCCCGGCGCTATAGCCAAACCCGACGATGATAAAAAGGTAAAAACAACCAATAGCGATGTAAAAACCTATGTGTTTGTGTATTCAGCCGGCAAGGTGAAACAGGTAGAAGTTAAAACAGGCATACAGGACGATACTTACATACAAGTATTAAGCGGTATTAAAGCAGGCGATGAAATTGTTTCGGCCCCGTTTGAAGCGATCTCTAAAACATTGAAAGATAAAATGGATGTTGAAAAGGTAGATAAGAGCAAACTATTTTCCGCCGATACGAAAAAGTAA
- a CDS encoding 2-oxoglutarate dehydrogenase E1 component, whose protein sequence is MDRLNYINSGNAAYISELYEAYQQDPESVDFGWQKFFEGFDFGLSAEGMAAAGTTGSTPEHVLKEINVLNMIDGYRSRGHLFTKTNPVRERRKYFPGKELETFGLSDADMDTVFNAGVELGLGPAKLRDIRQLLEDTYCQTIGAEYKYMRNPIKVKWFQDRMEPKRNTPNYTVEEKKQILAKLNQAVIFESFLGTKFLGQKRFSLEGAEALIPALNSVIVNGADMGIEEFTIGMAHRGRLNVLANIMEKSYKEIFAEFQGKNYDADSSHGGDVKYHLGYSTDVETTSGKKVHLSLCPNPSHLETVDPVVEGLTRSKIDFKYNGDYNKIAPILIHGDASVAGQGIVYEVLQMEKLEGYRTGGTIHLVINNQIGFTTNYKDARSSTYCTDVAKTVLAPVFHVNGDDVEALAYVINLAMEYRQTFNGDVFIDILCYRRFGHNESDEPKFTQPVLYKAIEAHPNPLEIYKQKLIAEKVMDEAAAKKVETDFRAVLQKDLDASKAEDKFIESKPMFLGAWQGLHLATDKEVTATQDTAVPEKELVEIGQKITELPKDKQFFKKIEKLFEDRRKMVDTTKTFDWAMGELLAYGTLLKEGHPVRLSGEDVKRGTFSHRHAVLTLVDSEEEYTPLNTLDTEVKFSIYNSLLSEYGVLGFEYGYALANPNALTIWEAQFGDFLNGAQIIVDQYIASSETKWQRGNGLVLLLPHGFEGQGPEHSSARIERFMELCADNNIQVANCTTPANFFHIMRRQLKRDFRKPLVIFSPKSLLRHPACVSPMKDFTEGKFQEIIDDTYVDAKKVKRVLFVSGKLYYELLEKQQADKRKDVAIVRVEQLYPTPIIQMQKIKAKYSNAKDFIWIQEEPENMGAWPYMLRKFRNSDLNLDVISRKESASTATGYAKQHASQQAYIISKAFESPVSEATKEKITKTTAKMDKVVAD, encoded by the coding sequence ATGGATCGTCTTAATTACATCAATAGCGGAAACGCAGCCTACATCAGCGAATTATACGAAGCTTACCAGCAAGACCCGGAATCGGTGGATTTTGGCTGGCAGAAATTTTTTGAAGGATTTGACTTTGGCCTTAGCGCCGAAGGTATGGCAGCGGCAGGGACAACGGGATCGACCCCGGAGCATGTGTTGAAAGAAATTAATGTGCTGAACATGATTGATGGCTACCGCTCGCGGGGCCACCTGTTCACCAAAACCAACCCGGTGCGCGAACGCCGCAAGTATTTCCCCGGTAAGGAACTGGAAACCTTTGGGCTGAGCGATGCGGACATGGATACCGTATTTAACGCTGGTGTTGAATTGGGCTTGGGTCCGGCCAAACTGCGCGATATACGCCAGCTGCTGGAAGATACCTATTGCCAAACCATAGGCGCCGAATATAAATACATGCGTAACCCTATAAAGGTTAAATGGTTTCAGGACCGCATGGAGCCTAAGCGCAATACGCCTAATTATACTGTTGAAGAAAAGAAGCAAATATTGGCCAAACTTAACCAGGCAGTAATATTTGAAAGCTTTTTGGGTACTAAGTTTTTAGGGCAGAAACGCTTCTCGCTGGAAGGTGCCGAGGCATTGATACCGGCGCTAAACTCGGTAATTGTGAACGGTGCCGATATGGGTATCGAGGAATTTACCATTGGTATGGCCCACCGCGGCAGGTTGAACGTGCTGGCCAATATTATGGAGAAATCTTACAAAGAGATCTTCGCCGAATTCCAGGGTAAAAATTATGATGCCGATTCATCACACGGCGGCGACGTAAAATATCACCTGGGTTATTCAACCGACGTAGAGACCACCAGCGGTAAAAAAGTGCATTTAAGCCTTTGCCCCAACCCATCGCACCTGGAAACAGTTGACCCGGTGGTAGAAGGTTTAACCCGCTCTAAAATCGACTTTAAATACAACGGCGACTACAATAAAATAGCGCCTATACTTATCCATGGCGATGCTTCGGTAGCAGGCCAGGGTATTGTTTACGAAGTTTTACAAATGGAAAAACTGGAAGGTTACCGCACCGGCGGTACCATTCACCTGGTTATAAATAACCAGATAGGTTTTACCACCAATTATAAAGACGCGCGCAGCAGCACTTACTGTACTGATGTAGCTAAAACGGTATTAGCGCCCGTATTTCACGTAAATGGCGATGATGTAGAAGCCCTTGCCTACGTAATTAATCTGGCCATGGAATACCGCCAAACATTTAACGGTGATGTTTTTATTGATATATTGTGCTACCGCCGCTTCGGTCATAACGAGTCGGACGAGCCCAAGTTTACCCAGCCGGTATTATATAAGGCTATCGAAGCGCATCCTAATCCATTAGAGATATACAAGCAAAAATTAATTGCCGAAAAGGTAATGGATGAAGCGGCTGCTAAAAAAGTGGAAACCGATTTCCGTGCGGTGCTGCAAAAAGATCTGGATGCCAGCAAAGCCGAAGATAAATTTATTGAAAGCAAACCGATGTTCCTGGGTGCGTGGCAAGGTTTACACCTGGCTACCGACAAAGAAGTGACAGCCACCCAGGATACCGCTGTCCCTGAAAAGGAATTGGTTGAAATTGGCCAAAAAATAACAGAACTGCCTAAAGACAAGCAATTCTTCAAAAAAATTGAAAAGTTGTTTGAAGACCGCCGCAAAATGGTGGATACCACCAAAACCTTCGATTGGGCTATGGGCGAGTTATTGGCCTACGGAACTTTATTAAAAGAAGGCCACCCGGTAAGGCTAAGCGGCGAGGACGTTAAACGTGGCACCTTCTCGCATCGCCATGCGGTGTTAACGCTGGTTGATTCGGAAGAGGAATATACACCGCTTAATACACTTGATACAGAAGTAAAGTTTAGCATTTATAACTCGTTATTGTCTGAATATGGTGTATTGGGTTTTGAATATGGTTACGCTTTGGCTAACCCCAATGCCCTTACGATTTGGGAAGCGCAATTTGGCGATTTCCTGAATGGAGCACAGATAATTGTTGACCAATACATTGCCAGTTCTGAAACCAAATGGCAACGTGGCAATGGTTTAGTATTGTTACTGCCACATGGATTTGAAGGCCAGGGTCCCGAGCATTCATCGGCACGTATTGAGCGCTTTATGGAGCTTTGCGCCGATAATAATATCCAGGTTGCCAATTGCACTACCCCGGCTAACTTCTTCCATATTATGCGCCGCCAGTTAAAGCGCGATTTCCGTAAGCCGTTGGTGATCTTTTCACCAAAAAGCTTACTGCGTCACCCGGCTTGTGTATCGCCAATGAAAGACTTTACCGAGGGCAAATTCCAGGAAATTATTGACGATACATACGTGGATGCTAAAAAAGTAAAACGTGTGCTGTTTGTATCAGGTAAATTATATTATGAATTACTGGAGAAACAACAGGCCGATAAACGCAAAGATGTAGCCATTGTACGTGTAGAACAATTGTACCCTACGCCGATCATCCAAATGCAGAAAATAAAAGCGAAATACAGCAATGCTAAGGATTTTATCTGGATACAGGAAGAACCTGAAAATATGGGTGCCTGGCCATATATGCTGCGCAAATTCCGCAACAGCGATCTGAATCTGGATGTAATTTCGCGTAAGGAAAGCGCCAGCACAGCTACCGGTTATGCCAAGCAGCATGCATCGCAACAGGCGTATATCATTAGCAAAGCTTTTGAATCACCTGTAAGCGAAGCAACAAAAGAGAAAATAACAAAGACAACGGCAAAAATGGATAAAGTTGTTGCCGACTAA